The Bacillota bacterium DNA window CCACGAGCTGAAGTACCTGCAGTTCTCGGGCTGTCAGCGGCTCCCAGGCGTTCTTCCCGTTTCCCTGGTAGGAGGCCCACCACCGGGCGACCTTGAAGGCAAGTTCGGAATCCAGAAAGAGATGGCCGCGGGCCACCGTCCGGACCGCCTCGACCAGCTGTCCCGCGGGCGCTTCCTTGCAGACGTATCCGGTGGCTCCGGCCGCCAGTGCCCCGGCTACGTACTCGTCATCATCGTAGGCGCTCACCATGAGGACCCGAGTTTGTGGAACGATGCGCCGGATCTCGCCGGCGGCCGCGACGCCGTTGAGGCCGGGCAGCCGAACGTCCAGGAGCACCACGTCGGGGCGCAGGGCCGCCGCGAGCCGCACCGCCTCTTCGCCATCCCCGGTCTGCGCAACCACCTTCATGTCGGGCTCCCGTTCAAGCAGGAGCACGGTACCCTGCCGTACCA harbors:
- a CDS encoding response regulator transcription factor — translated: MIWLVVAEDHAMVRQGTVLLLEREPDMKVVAQTGDGEEAVRLAAALRPDVVLLDVRLPGLNGVAAAGEIRRIVPQTRVLMVSAYDDDEYVAGALAAGATGYVCKEAPAGQLVEAVRTVARGHLFLDSELAFKVARWWASYQGNGKNAWEPLTARELQVLQLVARGLRNKEIASQLGVSVRTVETHINRILSKLGASSRTEAAVHAMTSGWVALDRPAHE